The following proteins are encoded in a genomic region of Bernardetia sp. MNP-M8:
- the msrA gene encoding peptide-methionine (S)-S-oxide reductase MsrA, producing the protein MKNKTTLPFFILLLMSLSAIFASACSPKQNAHAKDSIDSNQAKTKTEKNNTMTDINAKLEKATFGAGCFWCIEAVFQRLEGVDTVISGYTGGQVPNPTYKQICTGTTGHAEVAQITYNPEIITFDELLEVFWATHDPTTLNRQGNDVGTQYRSGVFYHNEEQKEKAEFYLKRLTEEKVFDKPIVTEITPLGKFYVAENYHQNYYNNNKTQGYCSFIISPKVDKLKKVFPNKLKKEYGK; encoded by the coding sequence ATGAAAAATAAAACTACACTTCCTTTCTTCATTTTACTTCTGATGAGTTTGTCAGCCATTTTTGCAAGTGCTTGTTCGCCAAAACAAAATGCTCATGCAAAAGATTCTATAGACTCAAATCAAGCAAAAACTAAAACAGAAAAAAATAATACTATGACAGACATAAATGCAAAACTAGAAAAAGCTACTTTTGGAGCAGGATGTTTTTGGTGTATCGAAGCTGTTTTTCAGCGTTTAGAAGGCGTTGATACAGTTATTTCAGGATATACAGGGGGGCAAGTGCCAAACCCAACTTACAAACAAATCTGTACTGGTACAACAGGACATGCAGAGGTGGCACAAATTACATACAATCCAGAAATAATTACTTTTGATGAATTATTAGAAGTTTTTTGGGCTACACACGACCCAACAACTCTTAATAGACAAGGAAACGATGTCGGAACACAATATCGTTCGGGCGTTTTTTACCACAACGAAGAGCAAAAAGAAAAAGCAGAGTTTTACTTAAAAAGATTAACAGAGGAAAAAGTTTTTGATAAACCAATCGTTACCGAAATTACACCTTTAGGAAAATTCTATGTAGCCGAAAATTATCATCAAAATTATTACAACAATAATAAAACTCAAGGCTATTGCTCTTTCATAATTAGTCCGAAAGTAGATAAACTCAAAAAAGTATTTCCTAATAAACTCAAAAAGGAATATGGTAAGTAG